The following are from one region of the Mycetohabitans rhizoxinica HKI 454 genome:
- a CDS encoding lipopolysaccharide assembly LapA domain-containing protein, with protein MKLIVWLIRVIVFVLLLVLALANTQGVTLNFLAGYTWNAPLIVIGLAFFVVGLLAGLMSALPAVLRLRLENGRLRRELKTARQTPATVDEPPMPPII; from the coding sequence ATGAAGCTCATTGTCTGGCTGATCCGCGTCATCGTATTCGTGTTGCTGTTGGTGCTGGCGCTTGCCAACACGCAAGGCGTGACACTGAACTTCCTGGCCGGCTATACGTGGAATGCGCCGTTGATCGTGATCGGGCTCGCATTTTTCGTGGTCGGCTTGCTTGCTGGGCTGATGTCGGCGCTGCCGGCGGTCCTCCGGCTGCGGCTCGAAAACGGCCGGCTCAGGCGCGAGCTGAAGACGGCCCGGCAGACGCCGGCGACGGTGGACGAGCCGCCGATGCCGCCGATCATCTGA
- the rfaE1 gene encoding D-glycero-beta-D-manno-heptose-7-phosphate kinase: MRCPARCSVSDQPISRSTLHAATEAATHDAAHASQQVPTVRRPRLAASRVLVVGDVMLDRYWFGDVTRISPEAPVPVVHVQRTEDRLGGAANVARNVSALGAQAGLLCVVGHDEPGERIVELLGQSSVNAHLERDPALPTTIKLRILSRQQQLLRIDFEKTPAHEVLLAGLVKFETLLPGHDVVLLSDYAKGGLTHVTRMIETARAAGKPVLVDPKGDDWERYRGATLITPNRAELTEVVGRWKSEADLHARVDALRASLQLCALLLTRSEEGMTLFTDAGVLHESARAREVYDVSGAGDTVIATLAAMLGAGVPLIEAVRHANRAAGIVVGKLGTATVSDDELFPDPPALA; the protein is encoded by the coding sequence ATGCGATGCCCGGCGAGGTGCAGCGTGTCTGATCAGCCGATTTCGCGTTCCACGCTGCATGCCGCGACCGAAGCGGCTACCCACGACGCGGCGCACGCGTCGCAGCAAGTGCCGACCGTGCGGCGGCCACGGCTCGCCGCGTCGCGCGTGCTGGTCGTCGGCGACGTGATGCTGGATCGTTATTGGTTCGGTGATGTCACACGAATCTCGCCGGAGGCGCCGGTGCCCGTTGTCCACGTGCAGCGCACGGAGGATCGTCTGGGCGGTGCCGCGAATGTCGCGCGCAACGTATCGGCGCTTGGCGCCCAGGCGGGGCTACTGTGTGTGGTGGGACACGACGAGCCGGGCGAGCGTATCGTCGAGTTGCTCGGCCAGAGCAGCGTGAACGCCCATCTGGAGCGCGATCCCGCGTTGCCAACGACGATCAAGCTGCGCATCCTGTCGCGCCAGCAACAATTGCTGCGGATCGATTTTGAAAAGACGCCGGCACATGAGGTATTGCTGGCGGGACTGGTGAAGTTCGAGACGCTGCTGCCCGGCCATGACGTCGTGTTGTTGTCCGATTACGCGAAAGGCGGCCTAACCCATGTGACGCGCATGATCGAGACCGCGCGGGCGGCGGGTAAGCCCGTGTTGGTCGATCCGAAGGGGGATGACTGGGAGCGCTACCGCGGTGCTACGCTGATCACGCCGAACCGGGCGGAGTTGACCGAGGTCGTTGGCCGCTGGAAGTCCGAAGCTGACCTGCATGCGCGCGTGGATGCCTTGCGCGCCTCACTGCAGCTTTGTGCATTGCTGCTGACCCGTTCGGAGGAGGGCATGACGCTGTTTACCGATGCCGGCGTACTGCACGAATCGGCGCGCGCACGCGAAGTGTATGATGTGTCGGGCGCGGGCGATACGGTCATCGCGACGCTGGCGGCCATGCTCGGCGCCGGCGTGCCGCTTATCGAGGCGGTTCGCCATGCGAATCGCGCCGCCGGCATCGTGGTCGGCAAGCTCGGTACCGCGACCGTGAGCGACGACGAACTGTTTCCCGACCCGCCGGCATTGGCCTAG
- the rfaD gene encoding ADP-glyceromanno-heptose 6-epimerase, with product MTIIVTGAAGFIGSNIVKGLNERGERRIIAVDNLTRADKFRNLVDCEIDDYIDKREFVERLRRHDFGKVRAVFHEGACSDTMETDGRYMMDNNFTYSRAVLEACVAQRAQFLYASSAAIYGGSTTFVEERGAESPLNVYGYSKFLFDQVVRRMLPEAASQIVGFRYFNVYGPRETHKGRMASVAFHNFNEFRAQRHVKLFGEYNGYAAGEQTRDFVSVEDVVKVNLFFFDHPDKSGIFNLGTGRAQPFNDIAMTVVNTLRELDGKPALPLPELVQDGTIEYIAFPDALRGKYQCFTQADLTKLRAAGYDAPFLTVQEGVARYVRWLNG from the coding sequence ATGACCATCATCGTTACCGGCGCGGCCGGTTTCATTGGCAGCAATATCGTCAAGGGATTGAACGAGCGCGGCGAACGCCGGATCATCGCCGTTGACAATCTGACGCGCGCGGACAAGTTCCGCAACCTCGTCGATTGCGAGATCGATGACTACATCGACAAGCGCGAGTTTGTCGAGCGCTTGCGCCGTCATGACTTCGGCAAGGTGCGTGCGGTATTCCACGAAGGCGCGTGCTCCGACACCATGGAGACGGACGGGCGCTACATGATGGACAACAATTTCACGTACAGCCGCGCGGTGCTGGAGGCTTGCGTCGCGCAGCGTGCACAGTTCCTGTATGCATCGTCTGCAGCGATCTACGGCGGCTCAACGACGTTTGTCGAGGAGCGGGGTGCTGAAAGCCCGTTGAACGTCTACGGCTATTCGAAGTTTCTGTTCGACCAAGTCGTGCGACGCATGCTGCCCGAGGCAGCAAGCCAGATTGTCGGCTTTCGCTATTTCAACGTCTATGGTCCTCGCGAGACGCACAAGGGACGCATGGCGTCGGTGGCGTTCCACAACTTCAACGAGTTCCGTGCGCAACGCCACGTTAAGCTGTTCGGTGAATACAACGGCTATGCGGCCGGCGAGCAGACACGGGATTTCGTGTCTGTCGAGGATGTCGTTAAGGTGAACCTGTTCTTCTTCGATCATCCGGACAAGTCGGGCATTTTCAATCTTGGCACGGGCCGTGCGCAACCGTTCAACGATATCGCGATGACGGTTGTGAACACGTTGCGCGAGCTTGATGGCAAGCCGGCGTTGCCGCTTCCCGAGCTGGTTCAGGATGGCACGATCGAGTACATCGCATTTCCGGACGCGCTGCGCGGCAAGTACCAGTGCTTCACACAGGCCGACCTCACCAAGCTGCGTGCCGCCGGCTATGACGCGCCGTTCCTGACCGTGCAGGAAGGGGTGGCGCGCTACGTGCGCTGGCTGAACGGCTGA
- a CDS encoding UDP-glucose dehydrogenase family protein — MKITIIGTGYVGLVTGACLAELGNDVFCLDVDPRKIETLNGGGVPIHEPGLKELIDRNRAAGRLRFSTQVEASVAHGDVQFIAVGTPPDEDGSADLQYVLAAARNIGRHMQGFKVIVNKSTVPVGTAERVGAVVADELARRAVGHGFSVVSNPEFLKEGAAVDDFMRPDRIVIGSDKDEAGKYAREQMKRLYKPFNRNHERTMYMDVRSAEFTKYAANAMLATRISFMNELANLADRVGADIEAVRRGIGSDPRIGYSFLYAGAGYGGSCFPKDVQALMRTAGEYGCPLRILEAVEAVNEAQKSVLVDKITARLGQDLSGRAVAVWGLAFKPNTDDMREAPSRTLITALLRRGATVRAYDPVAVQEARRVLALDLRDEPQAQARLSFANTQAEAVDGAHALVIMTEWKAFKSPDFNALKRALQAPLIFDGRNLYEPNAMAELGIEYHAIGRGAVPANAMPGEVQRV; from the coding sequence ATGAAAATCACCATAATCGGCACGGGCTATGTTGGCCTGGTCACTGGCGCATGCCTGGCGGAGCTGGGTAACGATGTGTTCTGCCTGGACGTGGATCCGCGCAAGATCGAGACTTTGAATGGCGGGGGCGTGCCAATCCACGAGCCGGGGCTCAAGGAGCTGATCGATCGCAACCGCGCGGCGGGGCGGTTGCGGTTCTCCACGCAGGTGGAGGCAAGCGTGGCGCACGGGGATGTGCAGTTCATCGCGGTGGGCACGCCGCCGGACGAGGATGGCTCGGCGGACCTCCAGTACGTGCTGGCGGCGGCGCGCAATATTGGCCGGCACATGCAGGGTTTCAAGGTGATCGTGAACAAGTCAACGGTGCCGGTAGGCACGGCCGAGCGGGTAGGGGCGGTGGTGGCCGATGAGTTGGCGCGGCGCGCAGTGGGACACGGTTTCTCGGTGGTGTCGAATCCGGAGTTCTTGAAGGAGGGCGCGGCGGTGGACGATTTCATGCGCCCGGACCGGATCGTGATCGGCAGCGACAAGGACGAGGCCGGCAAGTACGCGCGCGAGCAGATGAAGCGGCTATACAAGCCGTTCAACCGGAACCACGAGCGCACGATGTACATGGACGTTCGCTCGGCGGAGTTCACCAAGTATGCGGCCAATGCAATGCTGGCTACGCGGATCTCGTTCATGAACGAGCTGGCGAACCTGGCGGATCGGGTGGGCGCGGACATCGAGGCAGTGCGCCGGGGGATCGGTTCGGACCCGCGCATCGGTTACAGCTTTCTGTACGCGGGGGCGGGCTACGGTGGCTCGTGCTTTCCGAAGGACGTGCAGGCGCTGATGCGCACGGCGGGCGAGTATGGGTGCCCGCTGCGGATCCTGGAGGCGGTGGAGGCGGTGAATGAAGCGCAAAAGAGTGTGCTGGTGGACAAGATCACGGCGCGGCTGGGACAGGACTTGAGCGGGCGCGCCGTGGCGGTGTGGGGTCTGGCGTTCAAGCCGAATACGGATGACATGCGCGAGGCGCCGAGTCGCACGTTGATCACGGCGCTGCTCAGGCGCGGGGCGACGGTGCGCGCGTACGACCCGGTGGCGGTGCAGGAGGCGCGGCGGGTGTTGGCGCTGGATCTGCGGGATGAGCCACAAGCGCAGGCGCGGCTGTCGTTCGCCAACACGCAAGCCGAGGCGGTGGACGGCGCGCACGCACTGGTGATCATGACCGAGTGGAAAGCGTTTAAGAGCCCGGACTTCAACGCGCTTAAGCGTGCGCTGCAGGCGCCGTTGATATTCGACGGACGCAACCTGTACGAGCCCAATGCAATGGCCGAGCTTGGCATCGAATACCACGCGATTGGTCGCGGTGCGGTACCGGCCAATGCGATGCCCGGCGAGGTGCAGCGTGTCTGA
- the rpsA gene encoding 30S ribosomal protein S1: MHHFIFMSDLQTSNPNTESFAALFEESLTRQDMRAGEVISAEVVRVDHNFVVVNAGLKSEAYIPIEEFLNDQGEVEVQAGDFVSVAIDALENGYGDTILSRDKAKRLASWLALEKALDNNELVTGTITGKVKGGMTVMVNGIRAFLPGSLVDTRPVKDTTPYEGKTLEFRVIKLDRKRNNVVLSRRAVIEATQGEERAKLLETLKEGAIVNGVVKNITDYGAFVDLGGIDGLLHITDIAWRRVRHPSEVLSVGQEVTAKILKFDQEKNRVSLGIKQLGDDPWEGISRRYPSGTRLFGKVTNITDYGAFVEVESGIEGLVHVSEMDWTNKNVAPSKVVQLGDEVEVMVLEIDEDRRRISLGMKQCKPNPWDDFSRNFKKGDKITGAIKSITDFGVFIGLPGGIDGLVHLSDLSWSESGEEAVRKYKKGDEVEAMVLGIDVEKERISLGIKQLEGDPFSNFVAMNDKGSIVDGTVKAVDPKGAVIQLSVEVEGYLRASEIAQDRVEDARNVLKEGDKVNVMVINIDRKSRGIQLSIKAKDSAEQQEAMRGLHADSSAAASGTTNLGALLKAKLDGQQNQ; the protein is encoded by the coding sequence ATGCACCATTTCATTTTTATGTCCGACCTGCAAACCTCTAACCCGAATACTGAATCTTTTGCGGCTCTGTTCGAAGAGTCGCTGACCCGCCAGGACATGCGCGCAGGCGAAGTGATCTCTGCCGAAGTCGTGCGCGTTGACCACAATTTTGTGGTCGTCAACGCGGGTCTGAAGTCTGAAGCCTACATTCCGATCGAAGAGTTCCTGAATGATCAGGGCGAGGTTGAGGTGCAGGCGGGCGATTTCGTATCGGTCGCGATCGACGCCCTCGAGAACGGCTATGGCGATACGATCTTGTCGCGCGACAAGGCCAAGCGCCTTGCTTCGTGGCTTGCGCTTGAAAAGGCGCTGGACAACAACGAGCTTGTGACCGGCACGATTACCGGCAAGGTTAAGGGCGGCATGACCGTGATGGTCAACGGCATCCGTGCGTTCCTGCCCGGCTCGCTGGTTGACACCCGTCCAGTCAAGGACACGACGCCGTACGAGGGCAAGACGCTCGAGTTCCGCGTGATCAAGCTGGACCGTAAGCGCAACAACGTCGTGCTGTCGCGCCGCGCGGTGATCGAAGCCACGCAAGGCGAAGAGCGCGCGAAGCTGCTCGAGACGCTGAAGGAAGGCGCGATCGTCAATGGCGTCGTGAAGAACATCACTGACTACGGTGCGTTCGTTGACCTCGGCGGCATCGATGGCTTGCTGCACATCACCGACATCGCGTGGCGTCGTGTGCGTCACCCGAGCGAAGTGCTGTCTGTGGGCCAAGAAGTGACCGCGAAGATCCTGAAGTTCGATCAGGAGAAGAATCGTGTGTCGCTTGGCATCAAGCAGCTCGGCGACGATCCGTGGGAAGGCATTTCGCGTCGCTACCCGTCCGGCACGCGGCTGTTCGGCAAGGTCACAAACATTACCGACTACGGCGCGTTCGTCGAAGTCGAGTCGGGCATCGAAGGCCTCGTGCACGTGTCCGAGATGGACTGGACCAACAAGAACGTCGCGCCGAGCAAGGTGGTGCAGCTCGGTGACGAAGTGGAAGTCATGGTGCTCGAGATCGACGAGGACCGCCGCCGTATCAGCCTTGGGATGAAGCAATGCAAGCCGAATCCGTGGGATGACTTCAGCCGCAACTTCAAGAAGGGCGACAAGATCACCGGCGCAATCAAGTCGATTACCGATTTCGGCGTGTTCATCGGCCTGCCGGGCGGGATCGATGGCCTGGTGCACTTGTCGGACCTGTCGTGGAGCGAATCCGGCGAGGAAGCGGTCCGCAAGTACAAGAAGGGCGACGAGGTCGAGGCCATGGTGCTCGGCATCGATGTCGAAAAAGAGCGCATCTCGCTGGGTATCAAGCAGCTGGAAGGCGACCCGTTCAGCAACTTCGTGGCGATGAACGACAAGGGTTCCATCGTCGATGGCACGGTCAAGGCCGTCGATCCGAAGGGGGCCGTGATCCAGTTGAGCGTCGAGGTCGAAGGCTATCTGCGGGCGTCGGAAATCGCGCAAGATCGTGTCGAGGACGCACGCAATGTGCTGAAGGAAGGTGACAAGGTCAACGTGATGGTCATCAATATTGACCGCAAATCGCGCGGCATCCAGCTGTCGATCAAGGCGAAGGACTCCGCGGAGCAGCAGGAAGCGATGCGTGGCCTGCACGCCGACAGCAGCGCGGCTGCCAGCGGCACGACCAATCTCGGTGCGTTGCTCAAGGCAAAGCTGGACGGTCAACAGAACCAGTAA
- a CDS encoding integration host factor subunit beta produces MTKSELVAQLALRFPQLVLKDADFAVKAMLDAMSDALANGHRIEIRGFGSFALNRRPARVGRNPKSGERVQVPEKWVPHFKPGKELRERVDGKAGQPMKADSVEASDDT; encoded by the coding sequence ATGACCAAATCCGAGTTGGTCGCTCAACTGGCGCTGCGATTTCCGCAACTTGTCCTAAAGGATGCGGATTTTGCAGTCAAGGCGATGCTCGACGCGATGTCCGACGCGCTTGCCAATGGTCATCGCATTGAGATACGCGGCTTTGGCAGCTTTGCACTGAATCGTCGTCCGGCCCGGGTCGGACGCAACCCCAAGTCTGGCGAACGAGTCCAGGTCCCGGAGAAATGGGTGCCGCACTTCAAGCCGGGCAAGGAGTTGCGTGAGCGGGTCGACGGCAAGGCCGGCCAACCGATGAAGGCCGACAGTGTCGAGGCGTCGGACGACACATGA
- the lapB gene encoding lipopolysaccharide assembly protein LapB — translation MDLDFWWLLIIPVAFGLGWVAARYDLKHLLSESANLPRSYFRGLNFLLNEQPDQAIDAFIEVVKLDPETTELHFALGNLFRRRGETERAIRVHQNLLSREDLPANERDHALYELGQDFLKAGLLDRAEETFQRLHSGGYALGALRALLTIFEIEKDWHKAIEAAQRIEAMGVPPLDKEISQFHCELAQEALQHKRIDEARNALQQALRCNPQNVRATILSGDVEMACHEPTRALEHWRQVEQQNPAYLPLVADKLMQAYAATGQSAQGAALLTRYVEAYPSNDLLDAAYKHIAELRGAQAAHALARTQMQKSPNLAGMTRLLEAQIAVADEPRKSELELMRTLIQQRTKNLPRYTCQNCGFRARLFYWQCPGCSGWETYAPRRVEPIASAN, via the coding sequence ATGGATCTTGATTTTTGGTGGTTGCTCATCATTCCGGTGGCCTTCGGGCTGGGCTGGGTCGCGGCCCGCTATGACCTGAAACACCTGTTGTCCGAGAGCGCGAACTTGCCGCGCTCTTACTTCCGGGGCTTGAATTTCCTGCTCAATGAGCAACCGGATCAAGCCATCGATGCGTTCATCGAAGTGGTGAAGCTAGATCCGGAGACGACCGAGCTTCACTTTGCCCTAGGCAATTTATTTCGTCGGCGCGGCGAGACGGAACGCGCGATCCGGGTTCATCAAAACCTGCTTTCGCGCGAGGACTTGCCAGCCAACGAGCGCGACCATGCGTTGTACGAGCTTGGCCAGGACTTCCTGAAGGCCGGGCTGCTCGATCGGGCGGAAGAGACCTTCCAGCGGTTGCACAGTGGCGGCTACGCACTCGGTGCGTTGCGGGCATTGTTGACCATTTTCGAAATCGAGAAGGACTGGCACAAGGCGATCGAGGCGGCGCAACGGATTGAAGCGATGGGCGTGCCGCCGCTGGACAAGGAGATTTCGCAATTCCACTGCGAGCTTGCGCAGGAAGCGTTGCAGCACAAGCGGATAGACGAGGCACGCAACGCATTGCAGCAGGCGCTGCGGTGCAACCCGCAGAATGTGCGCGCGACGATCCTGAGCGGCGATGTTGAGATGGCGTGTCACGAGCCGACGCGGGCGCTCGAGCATTGGCGACAGGTTGAGCAGCAGAATCCCGCCTACTTGCCACTGGTTGCCGACAAGCTGATGCAAGCGTATGCGGCGACCGGCCAGTCGGCGCAGGGCGCCGCGCTGTTGACGCGCTATGTCGAGGCGTATCCGTCGAACGATCTGCTCGACGCCGCCTACAAGCACATCGCCGAGTTGCGCGGCGCGCAGGCCGCGCATGCGCTGGCGCGTACGCAGATGCAAAAGTCGCCCAACCTGGCGGGCATGACGCGGCTGCTCGAAGCGCAGATCGCGGTGGCCGACGAGCCGCGCAAGAGCGAACTGGAACTGATGCGCACGTTGATCCAGCAGCGCACGAAGAACCTGCCGCGATATACGTGCCAGAATTGCGGTTTCCGGGCGCGGCTATTTTACTGGCAGTGCCCCGGCTGCAGCGGCTGGGAAACCTACGCGCCGCGGCGGGTCGAGCCGATCGCGTCGGCCAACTGA